In Anaerotignum faecicola, a genomic segment contains:
- a CDS encoding phage holin family protein, whose product MKDFWNVIQLVISALGGWLGYFLGGCDGLLYALIAFAAMDYVTGVMCAVNDHTLSSEVGFRGICRKVLIFMLVGIANILDADIIGTGSALRTAVIFFYISNEGVSLLENAAHLGLPVPEKIKMVLEQLHDRAKKEEK is encoded by the coding sequence ATGAAGGATTTTTGGAATGTAATTCAGCTTGTGATTTCGGCACTGGGCGGATGGCTCGGATATTTTTTAGGCGGCTGTGACGGACTGCTTTATGCACTGATTGCCTTTGCTGCAATGGACTATGTGACAGGCGTTATGTGTGCCGTTAATGATCATACGCTTTCCAGTGAGGTCGGTTTTCGTGGCATCTGCCGCAAAGTGCTGATTTTTATGTTGGTGGGCATTGCAAATATACTGGATGCAGACATCATTGGGACAGGCAGTGCCTTGAGGACAGCGGTGATTTTTTTCTATATTTCCAATGAAGGCGTCAGCCTTTTGGAAAATGCCGCACATCTGGGACTGCCTGTGCCGGAGAAAATAAAGATGGTGTTGGAACAACTCCATGACAGAGCGAAAAAGGAGGAGAAGTAA
- a CDS encoding N-acetylmuramoyl-L-alanine amidase: protein MAYTNSSLVSYTKLSPNHSGHRTHSIDRITPHCVVGQCSMETLGNIFTPTSRQASCNYGIGPDGRVGMYVEEKNRSWCSSSNANDQRAVTIECASDTKHPYTMNSTVYAILIKLCVDICKRNGKKKLIWLGDKNKTLNYSPKSDEMVLTVHRWFANKSCPGDWLYARLGDLAAKVTAELSGTTSGSGSTAPTTQMYRVRKSWSDAKSQIGAYKVLDNAKKKADENSGYKVFDASGNVVYPAASTPALTPSKDTSYKVQVSIANLNIRKGPGTNYDRTGQFTGKGIFTIVQESKGAGATLWGKLKSGSGWISLDFAKKL from the coding sequence ATGGCTTACACCAATAGTTCTCTGGTATCCTATACCAAACTTAGTCCGAACCATTCAGGACATAGAACACATTCCATCGACAGAATTACACCCCACTGCGTAGTGGGTCAGTGTTCTATGGAAACTTTAGGAAATATCTTTACACCGACTTCCAGACAAGCAAGCTGCAACTATGGCATCGGACCCGATGGAAGAGTCGGAATGTATGTTGAGGAGAAGAACCGCAGTTGGTGTTCGTCCTCCAATGCAAATGACCAAAGGGCCGTCACAATTGAGTGTGCATCCGATACGAAACATCCATATACTATGAACAGCACTGTGTATGCAATTCTTATTAAGCTTTGCGTAGATATCTGTAAACGTAATGGCAAGAAGAAACTTATCTGGCTTGGGGATAAAAATAAGACTCTGAATTACTCACCAAAATCTGATGAGATGGTACTTACAGTTCACAGATGGTTTGCCAATAAGTCCTGTCCGGGTGACTGGCTCTATGCCAGACTTGGAGATTTGGCTGCGAAGGTTACCGCAGAGCTTTCTGGAACTACTTCTGGTAGCGGCAGCACTGCTCCTACCACTCAGATGTACCGTGTACGCAAGTCTTGGTCTGATGCCAAGAGTCAGATTGGAGCTTATAAGGTACTGGACAATGCCAAGAAAAAGGCAGACGAGAATTCTGGCTACAAGGTTTTTGATGCCTCTGGAAATGTTGTCTACCCTGCAGCATCCACACCGGCGCTCACTCCTTCCAAGGATACTTCCTATAAGGTTCAGGTCAGCATCGCCAATCTGAATATCCGTAAGGGGCCGGGTACCAACTACGACAGAACCGGTCAGTTCACTGGCAAGGGCATCTTTACCATTGTTCAGGAGTCCAAGGGAGCAGGCGCTACCCTCTGGGGCAAGCTCAAATCCGGATCCGGATGGATTTCTCTTGATTTTGCAAAGAAGTTATAA
- a CDS encoding SHOCT domain-containing protein — protein sequence MQENITTSIPVSAAHKPIQQADIEQDYNFFQAQKVAENMLELGLISLSEFNKLSLKNRETFSPFWVEIMPEIR from the coding sequence ATGCAAGAGAATATCACAACATCAATTCCGGTTTCTGCTGCTCATAAGCCCATCCAGCAGGCCGATATCGAACAGGATTATAACTTCTTTCAGGCGCAGAAAGTGGCTGAAAACATGTTGGAGCTTGGACTTATTTCCTTGTCAGAGTTCAACAAATTATCGCTGAAAAATCGTGAGACATTCTCTCCATTTTGGGTGGAGATTATGCCCGAAATCCGTTGA
- a CDS encoding recombinase family protein: MKKVTKIEGAQNNITIKKKLRVAAYCRVSTGSDAQLESLEAQKTHYERYINSREDWQFAGLYFDEGITGTKAEKRPELLRLISDCEAKKIDFVITKSISRFSRNTTDCLALVRKLQSLDIPLFFEKENINTGSMESELFLAILSSMAEGESTSISENAKWSIKRRFQNGTFKLSYTPYGYDWNGENIVVNLEQAKIVKRIFADVLSGKGTQAIADELNADGIASKKNSKWTATTIRAILANEKYTGDVIFQKTYTDENFNRHINYGEVDQYMAPDHHEAIISHEDFDAANALVAQRASEKGIEKGNGKYQQRYAFSGKIICGECGDTFKRRIHPCTTYKYVAWTCNTHLKDTTACSMKYIRDDEIKAAFVTMLNKLIYGHRLILAPYLKALENSSGDEAIQRIQHLELLLAQNSEQRETLTKLMAQGYIDQILYNQETNALLLQAETYRSDIEAITICMTGDSAKVTETNLLLHFVSHADMLTAYSEELFESYADHIEVASRHEIRFVMKCGLTFTERIGD, translated from the coding sequence GTGAAGAAGGTAACAAAAATCGAAGGTGCACAGAATAACATCACCATAAAAAAGAAACTCAGAGTTGCTGCCTACTGCCGTGTTTCGACAGGCAGTGATGCCCAGCTGGAAAGTCTGGAAGCACAGAAAACCCATTATGAGCGATACATCAATTCCCGTGAGGATTGGCAGTTCGCCGGTCTCTACTTCGATGAAGGTATCACAGGAACCAAGGCTGAAAAACGTCCGGAGTTACTTCGCTTGATATCAGATTGTGAAGCAAAGAAAATCGACTTTGTTATTACAAAATCTATCAGCCGCTTTTCTCGAAACACGACTGACTGCTTAGCACTCGTAAGAAAACTGCAGAGCTTGGATATTCCGCTTTTCTTTGAGAAGGAAAATATAAACACCGGCTCAATGGAAAGTGAGCTCTTCCTTGCCATTCTCAGTAGCATGGCTGAAGGCGAATCCACTTCCATTTCAGAAAACGCCAAGTGGTCCATTAAACGCCGCTTCCAAAACGGAACCTTCAAGCTCAGCTATACACCTTACGGCTACGATTGGAATGGCGAGAACATAGTCGTCAATCTAGAGCAGGCTAAAATTGTAAAAAGGATATTCGCTGATGTCCTTTCCGGCAAAGGAACTCAGGCTATTGCTGATGAATTGAATGCAGATGGTATTGCGTCCAAGAAAAACAGCAAATGGACCGCTACTACCATTCGAGCTATCCTTGCCAATGAGAAATATACCGGTGATGTTATTTTTCAGAAAACCTATACGGATGAAAACTTCAACCGCCATATCAATTATGGTGAGGTTGACCAGTACATGGCTCCAGACCACCATGAAGCGATTATCAGCCATGAGGATTTTGACGCTGCCAATGCACTGGTCGCACAAAGAGCTTCTGAGAAAGGTATCGAAAAAGGCAATGGTAAATATCAGCAGCGCTACGCATTCTCAGGAAAAATCATCTGCGGAGAATGTGGAGACACCTTTAAGCGCAGGATTCATCCTTGCACTACCTATAAATATGTAGCTTGGACCTGCAATACACATTTGAAGGACACAACTGCCTGTAGCATGAAGTACATCCGAGATGATGAGATAAAGGCCGCTTTCGTAACGATGCTGAACAAGCTAATCTACGGACATCGCCTGATACTTGCTCCTTATCTGAAAGCCCTTGAAAATTCCTCTGGCGACGAAGCTATCCAACGCATTCAACACTTGGAGCTTCTTCTGGCCCAGAATAGCGAGCAGCGAGAAACCCTGACAAAGCTGATGGCACAAGGCTATATTGACCAGATTTTATACAATCAAGAAACAAATGCCCTCCTCCTACAGGCAGAGACTTACCGCTCTGATATTGAAGCTATCACCATCTGCATGACCGGTGACTCGGCAAAGGTTACGGAAACAAACCTATTGCTCCACTTTGTGTCTCATGCCGATATGCTTACGGCCTACAGTGAGGAGCTTTTTGAAAGCTACGCAGACCACATCGAAGTAGCAAGCCGACATGAAATCCGATTTGTTATGAAATGTGGACTGACATTCACAGAAAGGATTGGTGATTAA
- a CDS encoding serine integrase family protein has translation MGHTPFGYRIENGTAVIDKPTATKLRQLYKNYLSGMSLSKAAAEAGIPTYHGTAKRLMETAHYLGDDFYPSIIDKDTYQNAQEERIRRATKLGRNNKKTQMREIQIPTHFYMKDGVALHDNPVRQAEYLYSLIESESQ, from the coding sequence ATGGGGCACACACCCTTTGGCTATCGGATTGAAAACGGCACTGCCGTCATTGATAAACCTACTGCCACTAAGCTCCGACAGCTCTATAAGAATTATTTGAGTGGTATGTCCTTATCGAAGGCAGCTGCAGAAGCCGGAATTCCAACCTATCATGGAACCGCTAAGCGATTGATGGAAACAGCCCATTATCTTGGTGATGACTTCTACCCATCTATCATTGATAAGGACACTTACCAGAACGCGCAAGAAGAGCGTATACGCCGGGCCACTAAGCTCGGACGGAATAATAAGAAAACACAAATGAGGGAAATACAGATACCTACCCACTTTTATATGAAAGACGGTGTTGCCTTACATGATAACCCCGTCAGACAAGCGGAATACCTGTACAGCCTCATAGAAAGTGAGAGTCAATAA
- a CDS encoding recombinase family protein, with amino-acid sequence MGNVMLIPARRQVGSNARKKEEEKPKLRVAAYCRVSTDSDEQATSYEAQVEHYTEYIQKNPDWEFTGIYADDGISGTNTKKREEFNRMIDDCKAGKIDMIITKSISRFARNTLDCLKYIRELKDMNIPVIFEKESINTMDAKGEILITIMASLAQQESQSLSQNVKMGIQFRYQQGKVQINHNRFLGYTKDADGNLVIDPEQAEIVKRIYREYLEGLSMDKIAAGLERDGILTGAGKAKWHTSTINKILRNEKYIGDALLQKTYTTDFLNKTRVKNNGLMPQYYVEGNHEAIIPKEIYLQVQEELVRRRVVKTSANGKKRSYSCNHCFSQIVICGECGEMFRRLHWNNRGVKSIVWRCISRLESTGLECHARTINELVLQDAVVKAINQMLGDKSSYQAQLQLNIASVIRASQATSVENIDEKLMALQQELIQKAQSKEVYDEIADEIFRLRELRQQTIVDTATRDEQIKRINDLQDYISQQTAHLTEFDELLVRRWVKQITIWDDRITVELKSGVSIDVDA; translated from the coding sequence ATGGGAAATGTAATGCTGATTCCTGCGAGACGCCAAGTTGGAAGTAACGCTCGCAAGAAGGAAGAAGAAAAACCGAAGCTCCGAGTCGCAGCGTACTGCCGTGTCAGTACAGACAGCGATGAGCAGGCTACCAGCTATGAAGCTCAGGTAGAACACTATACAGAATATATTCAGAAGAACCCGGATTGGGAATTCACCGGAATCTATGCCGATGACGGCATCTCCGGCACCAACACAAAAAAGCGTGAAGAATTCAACCGCATGATTGATGACTGCAAGGCCGGTAAAATTGATATGATTATTACCAAATCCATCAGCCGATTTGCCCGAAACACTCTGGACTGTCTGAAATACATCAGAGAACTCAAGGACATGAATATTCCTGTCATATTCGAAAAGGAGTCCATAAACACGATGGATGCCAAAGGAGAAATCCTAATCACCATCATGGCATCACTGGCCCAACAGGAATCACAATCCTTGAGCCAGAACGTGAAGATGGGCATCCAGTTCCGCTATCAGCAAGGCAAAGTGCAAATCAACCACAACCGCTTCCTCGGTTACACAAAGGATGCGGACGGCAACCTTGTCATCGACCCGGAACAAGCGGAAATTGTAAAGCGCATTTATCGAGAATACTTGGAAGGCCTCAGCATGGATAAGATTGCAGCCGGTCTGGAGCGTGATGGCATTCTCACCGGAGCAGGCAAAGCTAAGTGGCATACCAGCACCATCAACAAGATTCTCCGAAATGAGAAATACATCGGTGATGCTCTTCTCCAGAAGACTTACACCACCGATTTCTTGAATAAAACCAGAGTCAAGAACAACGGCCTCATGCCTCAGTACTATGTGGAAGGTAACCACGAAGCTATTATTCCGAAGGAAATCTACCTGCAGGTTCAGGAAGAACTGGTCCGCAGGCGAGTAGTCAAGACCAGCGCCAACGGCAAGAAACGTAGCTACAGCTGCAACCACTGCTTCTCCCAAATTGTCATCTGCGGCGAATGTGGTGAAATGTTCCGCAGGCTCCACTGGAATAACCGAGGTGTCAAGTCCATCGTCTGGCGCTGCATCAGTAGGCTGGAATCCACCGGACTGGAATGCCACGCCCGAACCATCAATGAGCTGGTCCTTCAGGATGCCGTCGTCAAGGCAATCAACCAGATGCTTGGAGACAAAAGTAGCTATCAGGCACAGCTGCAGCTTAACATCGCTTCGGTTATCCGAGCTTCGCAGGCCACTTCCGTTGAGAACATTGACGAGAAGCTGATGGCCCTGCAACAAGAGCTCATCCAGAAAGCCCAGAGCAAAGAAGTCTACGACGAGATTGCTGATGAGATTTTCAGACTCCGAGAGCTCCGCCAGCAGACAATAGTCGATACTGCTACAAGGGATGAGCAAATAAAACGAATCAACGACCTGCAGGATTACATCTCCCAGCAGACCGCCCACCTCACCGAGTTCGACGAGTTACTGGTGCGACGCTGGGTCAAGCAGATAACCATCTGGGATGACCGCATCACAGTCGAACTAAAATCCGGCGTTAGCATCGATGTTGATGCATAA
- a CDS encoding DUF4238 domain-containing protein yields the protein MGETKAKYHHLIPRTYLSAWEHGNGTLYIRFLENKESVVERNKDKIAGITNYHSIVAGMPIVTKEDADKIFACLEDLEVHYGEVVVSDNLELNKIYYDFDNWTIQRKDGSVVSKKKLKAEIEKVKIRDIEELWSLKYEDAWGTVRSELENSIFNSADRIISNANKEYLMKFYTSLDWRSIKSNIQFNDAWEWLCKEVLRLDEIDIPEEERELPMLDNAAEEMKHNLLLKFYRQYLNDSGVIYTHAMANLSNTSFHFLVADGPETFNTSDNPVFVFRRLDGKLQGVLPLSPRILMAQGRNSEHDENFYVTHITDEAVKRYNIEIEKNAANFVVQLNN from the coding sequence ATGGGTGAGACAAAAGCAAAGTATCATCATTTGATTCCAAGAACATACCTATCTGCATGGGAACACGGGAATGGTACTTTATATATACGTTTTCTTGAGAACAAGGAAAGTGTAGTTGAGCGAAATAAAGATAAAATAGCAGGAATAACAAACTATCATTCGATTGTAGCTGGGATGCCCATCGTAACCAAAGAAGATGCAGATAAAATTTTTGCGTGCCTCGAAGATTTAGAAGTTCATTATGGAGAGGTAGTTGTTTCTGATAATCTTGAATTGAATAAAATTTATTACGACTTTGATAATTGGACGATCCAGAGAAAGGACGGATCTGTTGTAAGTAAGAAAAAACTGAAAGCGGAAATAGAGAAAGTAAAAATACGAGATATAGAAGAATTATGGTCTTTAAAATATGAAGATGCGTGGGGTACAGTTCGTTCAGAACTTGAAAATTCAATATTTAATTCGGCGGACAGAATTATTTCCAATGCTAATAAAGAGTATTTAATGAAATTTTATACGTCGTTAGATTGGAGAAGTATTAAATCTAACATACAGTTTAACGATGCATGGGAGTGGCTTTGCAAGGAAGTTCTTCGCTTAGATGAAATAGACATTCCTGAAGAAGAACGAGAACTTCCTATGCTTGATAATGCTGCAGAAGAAATGAAACATAATTTGTTATTGAAATTTTATCGTCAATATTTAAATGATTCTGGAGTGATATATACACATGCGATGGCAAATTTATCCAATACATCCTTTCATTTTCTTGTTGCAGATGGACCTGAGACATTTAATACCAGTGACAATCCTGTTTTTGTATTTAGAAGGCTGGATGGAAAGCTACAAGGAGTGCTACCTTTGTCGCCTAGAATTTTAATGGCGCAAGGTAGAAATTCAGAACATGATGAAAATTTTTATGTTACTCATATCACGGATGAAGCAGTAAAAAGATATAATATTGAAATTGAAAAAAATGCAGCGAATTTTGTTGTCCAGCTGAATAACTAA
- the mutT gene encoding 8-oxo-dGTP diphosphatase MutT — MKTIRVVAAVIRSEDKIFATARGYGEFKGQWEFPGGKIEPGETPQEALVREIQEELDVKTEVGDLIDTIEYDYSSFHLSMDCFWCNVTEGEIKLKEAEDARWLSKDELYSVDWLPADMELIEKLELFNKHLK; from the coding sequence ATGAAAACGATTAGAGTTGTCGCTGCAGTGATTCGTAGCGAAGATAAGATTTTTGCCACAGCGAGAGGATACGGTGAATTTAAGGGCCAATGGGAGTTTCCTGGAGGAAAGATCGAACCTGGGGAAACACCACAAGAAGCCTTAGTAAGGGAAATTCAAGAGGAGCTTGATGTAAAAACCGAAGTTGGCGATTTGATAGACACTATTGAATATGATTACTCATCATTTCATTTAAGTATGGATTGCTTCTGGTGTAATGTTACCGAGGGTGAAATAAAACTCAAAGAAGCAGAGGACGCGCGCTGGCTTAGTAAAGATGAATTATACAGCGTTGACTGGTTGCCAGCCGATATGGAATTGATTGAGAAATTAGAATTATTCAATAAACACTTAAAATAG
- a CDS encoding HNH endonuclease, giving the protein MFNPGLKIGQIIKNADIVGIFKCGNMGGMRRSRTTNTLVIVSDYTKGLYHDKWIGGVLHYTGMGKSGDQDIHWAQNATLAESNYNGVDVHLFEVIDAGEYIYCGRIELVSKPYTDVQPGEDGNDRKVWMFPIRPVPDNDVKKPQMFVFKDMDDYENRGKNVDAEYTKMMAAAKKKGTKKPVFVAPIVPKPEPKPQMEIPIDIVGRQVKHKAFGLGKITAIEGTTIVVQFDKVGLKKMGYEFCMEKKLLEFI; this is encoded by the coding sequence ATGTTTAATCCTGGACTAAAAATAGGACAAATTATTAAGAACGCAGATATTGTTGGAATATTCAAATGTGGAAATATGGGAGGTATGCGCCGGTCAAGAACAACAAATACACTTGTTATTGTATCGGATTATACAAAAGGTCTTTATCATGATAAGTGGATTGGCGGGGTTTTACATTATACGGGCATGGGCAAATCAGGCGACCAAGACATTCATTGGGCGCAGAATGCCACATTGGCTGAGTCTAATTATAATGGAGTTGATGTTCATCTGTTTGAAGTTATAGATGCTGGAGAATATATTTACTGCGGAAGAATAGAACTTGTGAGCAAGCCATACACAGATGTGCAGCCCGGTGAAGATGGTAATGATCGAAAAGTATGGATGTTCCCGATAAGGCCTGTACCAGATAATGATGTAAAGAAGCCGCAAATGTTCGTGTTTAAGGATATGGATGACTACGAAAATCGTGGTAAGAATGTTGATGCTGAGTATACAAAAATGATGGCTGCTGCCAAGAAAAAAGGAACAAAGAAGCCTGTATTTGTTGCACCGATTGTTCCGAAACCAGAGCCAAAACCGCAGATGGAAATACCAATCGATATTGTCGGAAGACAGGTGAAACATAAAGCATTTGGCCTTGGCAAGATTACAGCGATTGAAGGAACAACGATAGTCGTTCAGTTTGATAAGGTTGGATTAAAAAAGATGGGGTATGAATTCTGCATGGAAAAGAAGTTGCTGGAGTTTATATAA
- the rlmD gene encoding 23S rRNA (uracil(1939)-C(5))-methyltransferase RlmD, protein MMIPVEKNKTYEIKIAALGSNGEGIGRIEGYTVFVEGALPRETCLVLIVKTRKHFGYGKLLEILTPSPDRREPCCPVAKQCGGCQLQHLSYAAQLAYKTKEVQDDLERIGGITGVTVRPAIGMDAPWRYRNKAQFPVGQGKDGCSVGFYAKRSHRIVDTKQCFLQNERNDAIVALVRDFLNEFQIPLYDEETHTGLVRHILTRIGRSSGEVMVCIVLNGKRLPHSEVLVERLQRIEGMVSIVLNVNREKTNVILGRKIITLWGKDTITDSLDGIEFEISPLSFYQVNPVQTEVLYKKAVELADLKGDETVLDLYCGIGTISLFFARKARQVFGVEIVPEAIADARKNAERNGITNAAFAVGAAEEVIPELYREEGIAADVVVVDPPRKGCDARLLETILQIAPEKVVYVSCNPATLARDLAVLAAGGYHTREVQPVDQFPHTNHVETVVLMSRK, encoded by the coding sequence ATGATGATTCCTGTAGAGAAGAATAAAACGTATGAAATCAAAATAGCTGCACTGGGCAGTAATGGCGAGGGCATCGGGCGGATAGAGGGCTATACCGTCTTTGTAGAGGGGGCATTGCCCAGAGAGACCTGCCTTGTGCTGATTGTAAAGACAAGAAAGCATTTCGGCTATGGCAAGCTGCTGGAAATCCTGACCCCCTCGCCCGACCGCAGAGAGCCCTGCTGTCCTGTTGCGAAGCAGTGCGGCGGATGCCAGCTGCAGCACCTTTCCTATGCGGCGCAGCTTGCGTATAAAACAAAGGAGGTGCAGGACGACCTCGAACGCATCGGCGGCATTACGGGCGTGACCGTAAGACCTGCCATCGGCATGGATGCGCCTTGGCGCTACCGCAATAAGGCACAGTTCCCCGTGGGGCAGGGCAAGGACGGCTGCTCTGTCGGCTTTTATGCCAAACGCAGCCACCGCATTGTGGATACCAAGCAGTGCTTCCTGCAAAATGAACGGAACGATGCCATTGTTGCCCTTGTGCGCGATTTTCTGAATGAATTTCAGATTCCTCTGTATGATGAGGAAACACACACAGGGCTTGTCCGCCATATTCTGACACGCATCGGCAGAAGCAGCGGTGAGGTGATGGTCTGCATCGTACTCAACGGGAAAAGACTGCCGCACAGCGAGGTGCTGGTGGAACGCCTGCAAAGGATAGAGGGCATGGTCTCCATTGTGCTGAACGTGAATCGGGAGAAAACAAACGTCATCCTCGGCAGAAAAATCATCACCCTTTGGGGGAAGGATACGATTACCGATTCGCTTGACGGCATCGAATTTGAGATTTCGCCGCTTTCGTTCTATCAGGTGAACCCCGTGCAGACAGAGGTGCTGTATAAAAAGGCTGTGGAGCTGGCGGATTTAAAGGGGGACGAAACGGTGCTGGATTTATACTGCGGCATCGGGACGATTTCTCTTTTCTTCGCAAGGAAGGCAAGGCAGGTATTCGGCGTGGAGATTGTGCCCGAAGCCATTGCGGACGCGAGGAAAAACGCGGAGCGAAACGGTATCACGAACGCAGCCTTTGCCGTCGGCGCGGCGGAGGAGGTCATCCCAGAGCTGTATCGGGAGGAGGGCATTGCGGCAGATGTGGTTGTGGTTGACCCGCCCAGAAAGGGCTGTGATGCACGCCTGCTGGAAACGATTCTCCAAATTGCACCCGAAAAGGTCGTGTATGTTTCCTGTAACCCTGCGACACTCGCACGGGATTTGGCTGTGCTTGCGGCTGGCGGCTACCATACACGCGAGGTGCAGCCTGTAGACCAGTTCCCTCATACAAATCATGTAGAGACGGTTGTTTTGATGTCAAGAAAATAA
- a CDS encoding CRISPR-associated protein Cas4 yields MEWVKTIGNGFGTADLVLLCVAVLLVVLLCIRHGRPALKKLTARDDIPGYALLYADRKQDKNKDFGRLLYSAKYDLQGRPDYVFCSRLLGRIVPVELKSGCIGEAEEPHHGDFLQLAAYFLILEDVYGKRPAYGRLVYRDYMFEIKNTARVRREVLKAVQEMRQMLRDGIAEPKPSFAHCRPCVCNGTVCQFSETEIEGVNDDSCREE; encoded by the coding sequence GTGGAATGGGTTAAAACAATCGGAAATGGCTTCGGCACGGCGGATTTGGTGCTGCTCTGCGTGGCAGTGCTGCTGGTGGTGCTTTTGTGCATCAGGCATGGCAGACCTGCGTTAAAAAAGCTGACCGCAAGGGATGATATCCCCGGCTATGCGCTTCTGTATGCCGACCGAAAGCAGGATAAAAACAAGGATTTCGGCAGACTGCTGTATTCCGCGAAATACGATTTGCAGGGCAGACCCGATTATGTCTTTTGCAGTCGGCTTCTGGGGCGTATCGTTCCCGTGGAGCTGAAAAGCGGCTGCATCGGTGAGGCGGAGGAGCCACACCACGGCGATTTTTTGCAGCTTGCGGCGTATTTCCTGATCTTGGAGGATGTCTATGGCAAAAGACCTGCATACGGGCGGCTGGTGTATCGGGATTATATGTTTGAAATCAAGAATACGGCGCGCGTCCGCAGGGAGGTGCTGAAAGCAGTGCAGGAAATGCGGCAGATGCTTCGGGATGGAATTGCAGAGCCGAAGCCGAGCTTTGCCCATTGCCGCCCCTGCGTCTGCAACGGAACGGTCTGTCAGTTTTCGGAAACAGAAATAGAAGGAGTAAATGATGATTCCTGTAGAGAAGAATAA
- a CDS encoding 3'-5' exoribonuclease YhaM family protein produces the protein MKYIKELREGENVIEHYLCKSRASMKSRNGKTYLSLKLQDKTGIVDAKVWDMNKDIQSFQENDFIKVDAFVTTFNNELQLNVKRIRRSREGEYDPADFIPSTDKNIDEMYTQLLAYIKTIQSPYIKKLLEEIFLRHPVISKDFKYHSAAKTMHHSFRGGLVEHTLSVTQICDFMAPRYEFVDRDILVACAMLHDVGKIMELSDFPENDYTDEGQLLGHIFIGAELIRDTAAKIEGFPQKLVTLLMHCILSHHGELEYGSPKVPETIEAFILHCADNMDAKTKMFEEMLAADNTQGSWAGYHRMLARNIRKSDYK, from the coding sequence ATGAAATATATCAAGGAACTGAGAGAGGGCGAAAATGTCATTGAGCATTACCTTTGCAAATCCAGAGCAAGCATGAAATCCCGCAACGGAAAGACCTATCTTTCCTTAAAATTGCAGGATAAAACAGGCATTGTGGATGCGAAGGTCTGGGATATGAATAAGGATATCCAGAGCTTTCAGGAGAATGATTTTATCAAGGTGGATGCGTTTGTAACGACATTTAATAACGAATTGCAGTTAAACGTCAAGCGGATTCGCCGCAGCCGCGAGGGCGAATATGACCCTGCGGATTTTATCCCCAGTACGGATAAAAATATTGACGAAATGTATACACAGCTGCTGGCGTATATCAAGACCATTCAAAGCCCCTATATCAAGAAGCTGCTGGAGGAAATTTTCCTCAGACACCCTGTCATCAGCAAGGATTTCAAATATCATTCCGCGGCAAAAACCATGCACCACAGCTTCCGCGGCGGTCTGGTGGAGCATACGCTTTCCGTCACGCAAATCTGCGATTTTATGGCACCACGCTATGAATTTGTGGATAGAGATATTCTCGTTGCCTGCGCCATGCTGCATGATGTCGGGAAGATTATGGAGCTTTCCGATTTCCCCGAAAACGATTATACCGATGAGGGGCAGCTTTTGGGACATATCTTCATCGGGGCAGAGCTGATTCGGGATACCGCGGCGAAAATCGAGGGCTTTCCGCAGAAGCTGGTGACGCTGCTGATGCACTGCATCCTTTCCCACCACGGCGAGCTGGAATATGGCTCTCCCAAGGTGCCCGAAACCATCGAGGCCTTTATTTTGCACTGCGCCGACAACATGGACGCAAAAACGAAGATGTTTGAGGAAATGCTTGCCGCAGACAACACACAGGGCAGCTGGGCAGGGTATCACCGTATGCTTGCCAGAAATATTCGTAAGAGTGATTACAAATGA